One part of the Nocardioides zeae genome encodes these proteins:
- a CDS encoding DUF202 domain-containing protein, whose product MSYAADSAARERTALAWQRTALSLAVAAVVIGRLTLGSLGPVAVLGAALAALFAAAVLLSRRVLDRPVERRGGAVPLLLALAVLTLGAVEVVAAVAG is encoded by the coding sequence GTGAGCTACGCGGCCGACAGCGCGGCGCGGGAGCGCACCGCGCTCGCCTGGCAGCGGACGGCGTTGTCCCTGGCGGTCGCCGCCGTGGTGATCGGTCGGCTCACCCTGGGCTCGCTCGGTCCCGTGGCGGTCCTCGGTGCCGCGTTGGCGGCGCTGTTCGCCGCGGCCGTGCTCCTGTCCCGGCGGGTGCTCGATCGTCCGGTGGAGCGTCGGGGCGGAGCCGTACCCCTCCTCCTCGCCCTCGCCGTCCTCACCCTCGGCGCCGTCGAGGTCGTGGCGGCGGTGGCGGGCTGA
- the cysT gene encoding sulfate ABC transporter permease subunit CysT produces the protein MSTTTAPVPGSGPGGGPSPSGSAKAARPGRPPRQLRAADRLGPGSGLGLGLLVLWFSVLVLLPLAAVVVTATEGGWSTFVSVVSEPDTRSALLLTVGEALGVALVNAVVGTVIAWVLVRDDFRGKRLLEVVIDVPFALPTIVAGLVLLSLYGPRSPIGVNVVGTRTGIFLALLFVTLPFVVRTVQPVLAELDAEVEEAAASLGANQVTILRRIILPSLVPAITAGTSLAFARAISEFGSLVLIAGNKAGETEVASLRILKYIEGDYYEKAAVVAFILLLVSALVIVALDVVSRRVAVRG, from the coding sequence GTGAGCACCACCACGGCCCCCGTCCCGGGCTCCGGCCCGGGCGGGGGCCCGTCCCCGTCCGGCTCCGCGAAGGCCGCCCGCCCCGGGCGACCCCCGCGGCAGCTGCGCGCCGCCGACCGGCTCGGCCCCGGATCGGGCCTGGGCCTCGGCCTGCTCGTGCTGTGGTTCAGCGTCCTCGTGCTCCTGCCCCTCGCCGCCGTCGTGGTCACCGCGACGGAGGGGGGCTGGAGCACCTTCGTCTCCGTCGTCTCCGAGCCCGACACGCGCTCGGCGCTCCTGCTGACGGTGGGCGAGGCCCTGGGTGTCGCCCTGGTCAACGCCGTCGTCGGCACCGTCATCGCCTGGGTGCTCGTGCGCGACGACTTCCGGGGCAAGCGCCTCCTCGAGGTCGTCATCGACGTGCCCTTCGCGCTGCCGACGATCGTCGCCGGCCTCGTGCTGCTGAGCCTCTACGGCCCGCGCAGCCCGATCGGCGTCAACGTGGTCGGCACGCGCACCGGCATCTTCCTCGCCCTGCTGTTCGTCACGCTGCCGTTCGTCGTGCGCACCGTACAGCCGGTGCTCGCGGAGCTCGACGCGGAGGTCGAGGAGGCGGCGGCGTCGCTGGGGGCCAACCAGGTCACCATCCTGCGCCGCATCATCCTGCCGAGCCTCGTGCCCGCCATCACCGCCGGCACGTCGCTCGCTTTCGCCCGGGCCATCTCCGAGTTCGGCTCGCTCGTGCTCATCGCCGGCAACAAGGCGGGGGAGACCGAGGTGGCCTCGTTGCGGATCCTCAAGTACATCGAGGGCGACTACTACGAGAAGGCGGCGGTGGTGGCCTTCATCCTGCTGCTCGTCTCGGCGCTCGTGATCGTCGCGCTCGACGTCGTCTCGCGGAGGGTGGCCGTCCGTGGCTGA
- a CDS encoding sulfate/molybdate ABC transporter ATP-binding protein — translation MSIEVRGVTKKYGDFVALDDVSVSIPTGQLTALLGPSGGGKSTLLRIIAGLEVADGGTVEIEGADATALPPQRRNVGFVFQHYAAFKHMTVAKNVAFGLEIRKRPKAEVKAKVRELLELVHLEQFADRLPSQLSGGQRQRMALARALAVEPSVLLLDEPFGALDAKVRKELRDWLRRLHDEVHVTTVFVTHDQEEALEVADEIVVINGGRIEQVGSPDDLYDAPANDFVMGFLGEVTVLDGHLIRPHDVVVHTLPAAAGKGAVRGEVVRVTRVGFEVRVSVRPEGAREADEVVVTLTRTFARSLGLEVGSTVWLEPEDGARTVPVRRDVPVGTLGAAEPSESAEVPVA, via the coding sequence ATGAGCATCGAGGTGCGTGGCGTCACCAAGAAGTACGGCGACTTCGTCGCCCTCGACGACGTGAGCGTGTCGATCCCGACGGGTCAGCTGACGGCGCTCCTGGGCCCGTCCGGCGGCGGCAAGTCGACGCTGCTGCGGATCATCGCCGGGCTCGAGGTCGCCGACGGCGGCACCGTCGAGATCGAGGGCGCCGACGCGACGGCCCTGCCGCCGCAGCGCCGCAACGTCGGCTTCGTGTTCCAGCACTACGCGGCCTTCAAGCACATGACGGTGGCCAAGAACGTCGCCTTCGGCCTGGAGATCCGCAAGCGGCCGAAGGCCGAGGTCAAGGCGAAGGTGCGCGAGCTGCTCGAGCTCGTCCACCTCGAGCAGTTCGCCGACCGGCTGCCCTCGCAGCTCTCGGGCGGCCAGCGCCAGCGCATGGCGCTCGCCCGGGCGCTGGCCGTCGAGCCGTCGGTGCTCCTGCTCGACGAGCCCTTCGGCGCGCTCGACGCGAAGGTCCGCAAGGAGCTGCGCGACTGGCTGCGCCGGCTGCACGACGAGGTGCACGTGACGACGGTCTTCGTGACGCACGACCAGGAGGAGGCCCTCGAGGTCGCCGACGAGATCGTCGTCATCAACGGTGGCCGCATCGAGCAGGTCGGCAGCCCCGACGACCTCTACGACGCCCCCGCCAACGACTTCGTCATGGGCTTCCTCGGCGAGGTCACGGTGCTCGACGGCCACCTCATCCGCCCCCACGACGTCGTCGTCCACACGCTCCCGGCCGCGGCCGGCAAGGGCGCGGTGCGGGGCGAGGTCGTCCGGGTCACCCGGGTGGGCTTCGAGGTGCGCGTCTCGGTCCGGCCGGAGGGCGCCCGCGAGGCGGACGAGGTCGTCGTGACGCTCACCCGCACCTTCGCGCGGTCGCTCGGCCTCGAGGTGGGCTCGACGGTGTGGCTGGAGCCGGAGGACGGTGCGCGCACGGTGCCCGTGCGCCGCGACGTACCCGTCGGCACCCTCGGCGCCGCCGAGCCCAGCGAGTCGGCCGAGGTCCCCGTCGCCTGA
- a CDS encoding sulfate ABC transporter permease subunit: protein MADSRLIRSRRGPVTYVLRVLVVLYLFLLVAWPVSLVADRAFRATGNHEGGLGPFLERLSDPATVYAFNLTITVAIWAVIANTVFGVGISLLLVRYRFVGRRVLSVLVDLPLSVSPVVVGLALVLAYSSTQGWFGSTLETVGLQVIFSTPGLVLATAFVSLPLVVREVVPVLEEIGTDAEQAARSLGANGRQVFWRITLPSIKWAVVYGVVLTSARSLGEFGAVKIVSSGAEFRGETATLFVHNHYQAFDEPAAYAAALVLVLISIIALVVVTYLRPKEERA from the coding sequence GTGGCTGACTCCCGGCTCATCCGCTCCCGGCGCGGCCCGGTGACCTACGTGCTGCGCGTGCTCGTCGTGCTCTACCTGTTCCTGCTCGTGGCGTGGCCCGTCTCGCTGGTCGCCGACCGGGCGTTCCGGGCGACCGGCAACCACGAGGGCGGTCTCGGGCCGTTCCTCGAGCGGCTCAGCGACCCGGCGACGGTCTACGCCTTCAACCTGACGATCACGGTGGCCATCTGGGCGGTCATCGCGAACACGGTCTTCGGTGTCGGCATCTCGCTGCTGCTGGTGCGCTACCGGTTCGTCGGGCGGCGGGTGCTCTCGGTGCTCGTCGACCTGCCGCTCAGCGTCTCGCCGGTCGTCGTCGGTCTCGCGCTCGTCCTGGCCTACAGCTCCACGCAGGGCTGGTTCGGCAGCACCCTGGAGACCGTCGGCCTCCAGGTCATCTTCTCGACACCCGGCCTCGTCCTCGCCACGGCGTTCGTCAGCCTCCCGCTGGTGGTGCGCGAGGTGGTGCCCGTGCTCGAGGAGATCGGCACCGACGCGGAGCAGGCGGCCCGCTCGCTCGGCGCCAACGGTCGCCAGGTCTTCTGGCGGATCACGCTGCCGTCCATCAAGTGGGCGGTCGTGTACGGCGTCGTGCTCACCTCCGCCCGCTCGCTCGGCGAGTTCGGGGCGGTGAAGATCGTCAGCTCCGGCGCGGAGTTCCGCGGCGAGACGGCGACCCTGTTCGTCCACAACCACTACCAGGCGTTCGACGAGCCCGCGGCGTACGCCGCCGCCCTCGTGCTCGTCCTGATCTCGATCATCGCGCTCGTGGTGGTCACCTACCTGCGTCCGAAGGAGGAGCGCGCATGA
- a CDS encoding sulfate ABC transporter substrate-binding protein yields MPLPSVRRRTFLAGSVATTLAVTLAGCASASGGGGDDDNRFFIVGFAVPEAANDAIFEKFQETPAGEGLELSGSYGASGDQSRAVVNGAEADYVHFSLEGDVTRLVDADLVADDWNTGPTKGIVSSSVAVLVVEEGNPLGITGWDDLTRDDVQVVTADPASSGAARWNILAAYGAQIAAGKSEAEAEDYMVDFFDNVSTWAGSGREATEAFENGLGNVLISYENEAILTRQEGRSYDYIVPDTTLLIENPGAILKDANPAAQDWLDFVLSEEGQTEFVRKGFRPVGDVDVDVEVEGANDPSDPFPTPTDLLTIADDFGGWSATNEKWFDEGALYEQLRAR; encoded by the coding sequence ATGCCCCTGCCCTCCGTCCGACGCCGCACGTTCCTGGCCGGCTCCGTCGCCACGACCCTCGCCGTCACGCTCGCGGGCTGCGCCAGCGCCAGCGGGGGCGGCGGCGACGACGACAACCGCTTCTTCATCGTGGGCTTCGCGGTCCCCGAGGCCGCCAACGACGCCATCTTCGAGAAGTTCCAGGAGACGCCGGCGGGCGAGGGCCTCGAGCTGTCGGGCTCCTACGGCGCGTCGGGCGACCAGAGCCGCGCCGTCGTCAACGGCGCCGAGGCCGACTACGTGCACTTCTCGCTCGAGGGCGACGTCACCCGTCTCGTCGACGCCGACCTCGTGGCCGACGACTGGAACACCGGCCCGACGAAGGGCATCGTGTCCAGCTCCGTCGCCGTCCTCGTCGTCGAGGAGGGCAACCCCCTCGGCATCACCGGCTGGGACGACCTCACCCGCGACGACGTGCAGGTCGTCACCGCCGACCCCGCCTCGTCGGGTGCGGCGCGCTGGAACATCCTCGCGGCGTACGGCGCGCAGATCGCCGCCGGGAAGTCCGAGGCCGAGGCAGAGGACTACATGGTCGACTTCTTCGACAACGTCTCCACCTGGGCCGGCAGCGGCCGCGAGGCGACGGAGGCCTTCGAGAACGGCCTCGGCAACGTGCTCATCAGCTACGAGAACGAGGCGATCCTGACGCGCCAGGAGGGCCGGTCCTACGACTACATCGTCCCCGACACCACCCTCCTCATCGAGAACCCGGGCGCGATCCTGAAGGACGCCAACCCGGCCGCGCAGGACTGGCTCGACTTCGTGCTGTCCGAGGAGGGTCAGACCGAGTTCGTGCGCAAGGGCTTCCGCCCGGTCGGCGACGTCGACGTCGACGTGGAGGTGGAGGGCGCCAACGACCCGTCCGACCCGTTCCCGACGCCGACCGACCTGCTGACGATCGCCGACGACTTCGGCGGCTGGTCGGCCACCAACGAGAAGTGGTTCGACGAGGGCGCGCTCTACGAGCAGCTCCGGGCGCGGTGA
- a CDS encoding PhoX family protein yields the protein MTHLDGITPPSSAATDGEPTAPPAPPAPRRLLPLLRTQGGPHGNRSWATCLYRCGNACDHPEPNTSGNEHVQDVIRSAIARRTVLGGAAAGAGAMVLGGFATTSAAAAGGYDAGASAAGAVRGKQVSTDPFTPVAPNRRDALTVPAGYRLNVVAAWGDPVVPGAPAFDVYRQTPEAAAQQFGYNNDYVGVISLSTTKALLVCNHEYTNEEVMFPAGEYTAEEIRRIALMSHGMSVLAVERPNATAGHWVRSASSNVRYNRRITGETPFVVDGPVAGHDRLKTSADPTGKRVLGTLNNCAGGTTPWGTVLSGEENFNQYFGTAGTIPSTHAASYRRYGISASSERGWYQTWDRFDLAKEPNEPNRFGWIVEIDPLAPDEPPVKHTMLGRFKHEGANIAIAPNKKVVAYMGDDERGDYLYRFISKDTYREGTDPASRRHNKQLLSKGALYVAKLTGDGLEDGVWDGTGQWILLATDTVSNVPGMSVADVLIDTRLAADKMGPTRMDRPEDVEPNPVNGRVYAALTNNANRGSSYPADEANPVTRSMVRSAPGAELTAASGNRNGYVLEMQPVGGHTGGTFVWRLLLVCGDPAAPETYFAGYPKDKVSPISCPDNVAFDSKGNLWVSTDGNVIGSNDGIFRVPVDGPHRGKVESFLTTPIGAEACGPLITHGDRTVWVAVQHPGRGRHVRLAHRPVAAHPPLPAPGRRGGLEGLSLTPLGAELSRTPHLVSRRT from the coding sequence ATGACGCACCTCGACGGGATCACCCCGCCCTCTTCCGCCGCCACCGACGGCGAGCCGACCGCCCCGCCCGCGCCGCCCGCACCTCGACGCCTCCTGCCCCTCCTCCGGACGCAGGGCGGTCCGCACGGCAACCGCAGCTGGGCCACCTGCCTCTACCGCTGCGGCAACGCGTGCGACCACCCGGAGCCCAACACGTCCGGCAACGAGCACGTCCAGGACGTCATCCGGAGCGCGATCGCCCGCCGTACCGTGCTCGGCGGCGCCGCCGCCGGTGCCGGCGCGATGGTGCTCGGCGGGTTCGCGACGACCTCGGCGGCCGCCGCCGGCGGGTACGACGCGGGAGCGTCCGCCGCGGGCGCCGTGCGCGGCAAGCAGGTCTCGACCGACCCCTTCACGCCCGTGGCCCCGAACCGCCGCGACGCCCTCACGGTGCCGGCCGGCTACCGGCTCAACGTGGTCGCGGCCTGGGGCGACCCGGTCGTCCCGGGTGCCCCCGCCTTCGACGTCTACCGCCAGACCCCCGAGGCCGCGGCGCAGCAGTTCGGCTACAACAACGACTACGTCGGCGTCATCAGCCTGTCGACGACGAAGGCCCTCCTCGTGTGCAACCACGAGTACACCAACGAGGAGGTCATGTTCCCGGCCGGCGAGTACACCGCCGAGGAGATCCGCCGGATCGCGCTGATGTCGCACGGCATGAGCGTGCTCGCCGTCGAGCGCCCGAACGCGACCGCGGGCCACTGGGTGCGCAGCGCGAGCAGCAACGTCCGCTACAACCGGCGCATCACCGGCGAGACGCCGTTCGTCGTCGACGGTCCCGTCGCCGGGCACGACCGCCTGAAGACGTCCGCCGACCCGACGGGCAAGCGCGTCCTGGGCACGCTCAACAACTGCGCCGGCGGCACCACGCCGTGGGGCACCGTGCTCTCGGGCGAGGAGAACTTCAACCAGTACTTCGGCACCGCCGGCACCATCCCGTCGACGCACGCCGCGTCGTACCGTCGCTACGGCATCTCCGCCAGCAGCGAGCGGGGCTGGTACCAGACCTGGGACCGCTTCGACCTCGCCAAGGAGCCGAACGAGCCGAACCGCTTCGGCTGGATCGTCGAGATCGACCCGCTCGCGCCCGACGAGCCGCCGGTGAAGCACACGATGCTGGGCCGCTTCAAGCACGAGGGCGCCAACATCGCGATCGCGCCGAACAAGAAGGTCGTGGCCTACATGGGCGACGACGAGCGCGGCGACTACCTCTACCGGTTCATCTCGAAGGACACCTACCGCGAGGGCACCGACCCCGCGTCGCGGCGCCACAACAAGCAGCTGCTCAGCAAGGGCGCGCTGTACGTCGCGAAGCTGACGGGCGACGGGCTCGAGGACGGCGTCTGGGACGGCACCGGCCAGTGGATCCTGCTCGCCACCGACACGGTCAGCAACGTGCCCGGCATGAGCGTCGCCGACGTGCTCATCGACACCCGCCTCGCGGCGGACAAGATGGGCCCGACCCGCATGGACCGGCCCGAGGACGTCGAGCCCAACCCGGTCAACGGCCGCGTCTACGCCGCGCTCACCAACAACGCCAACCGGGGCAGCAGCTACCCGGCCGACGAGGCCAACCCCGTCACGCGGTCGATGGTGCGCTCCGCACCCGGTGCCGAGCTCACGGCCGCCTCGGGCAACCGCAACGGCTACGTGCTCGAGATGCAGCCGGTCGGCGGCCACACCGGCGGCACGTTCGTGTGGCGCCTGCTGCTGGTCTGCGGCGACCCGGCCGCGCCGGAGACCTACTTCGCGGGCTACCCGAAGGACAAGGTCAGCCCGATCAGCTGCCCCGACAACGTCGCCTTCGACTCCAAGGGCAACCTGTGGGTCTCCACCGACGGCAACGTGATCGGCTCCAACGACGGCATCTTCCGCGTGCCCGTCGACGGCCCGCACCGCGGCAAGGTCGAGTCGTTCCTGACGACCCCGATCGGCGCCGAGGCCTGCGGCCCGCTCATCACCCACGGCGACCGCACCGTCTGGGTGGCCGTGCAGCACCCGGGCCGAGGGCGGCACGTTCGCCTCGCCCATCGGCCTGTGGCCGCACACCCACCGCTACCCGCGCCCGGGCGTCGCGGTGGTCTGGAAGGCCTGAGCCTCACCCCGCTCGGCGCCGAGCTGTCACGTACGCCGCATCTCGTTTCGCGGCGTACGTGA
- the rarD gene encoding EamA family transporter RarD gives MTSRDTRAGFAMGAGAYALWGAFPLYFPLLEPAGPVEILAQRVLWSTVVMVGLVVVLRRTDALRAVLASRRTVALLVLASLTISVNWATFIYGVNSGHVLETSLGYFVNPLVTVLMGVLVLGERLRPAQWGALALAGVAVVVLTVDYGRLPFVAVLLALSFGTYGLVKKTADVGAVESLAVETVLLAPFAGAYVVWLGVTGTAVFATEGPGQVALFAGLGIITALPLLLFGGAATRVPMVVLGLLQYLAPTLQFVLALVWFGEEMPATRWIGFVLVWCALAVFTAEMVTHGRRQARLTAPATTAS, from the coding sequence GTGACCAGCCGCGACACGCGCGCCGGGTTCGCGATGGGCGCCGGCGCCTACGCGCTCTGGGGCGCCTTCCCCCTCTACTTCCCGCTCCTGGAGCCCGCCGGGCCTGTCGAGATCCTGGCCCAGCGCGTGCTGTGGTCGACGGTCGTGATGGTCGGTCTCGTGGTGGTGCTCCGGCGCACCGACGCCCTGCGCGCGGTGCTGGCGTCGCGCCGTACCGTCGCCCTCCTCGTCCTCGCCTCCCTCACCATCAGCGTCAACTGGGCGACCTTCATCTACGGCGTCAACTCGGGCCACGTGCTGGAGACGTCGCTCGGCTACTTCGTGAACCCGCTCGTGACCGTGCTCATGGGCGTGCTCGTGCTCGGCGAGCGGCTGCGCCCGGCCCAGTGGGGCGCCCTCGCCCTCGCGGGCGTGGCCGTCGTGGTGCTGACCGTGGACTACGGGCGGCTCCCGTTCGTGGCCGTCCTGCTGGCCCTCAGCTTCGGCACCTACGGTCTCGTCAAGAAGACGGCCGACGTCGGCGCGGTCGAGAGCCTCGCCGTCGAGACCGTGCTGCTGGCCCCCTTCGCCGGCGCGTACGTCGTGTGGCTGGGCGTGACCGGCACCGCGGTCTTCGCCACCGAGGGTCCGGGACAGGTCGCGCTCTTCGCCGGTCTCGGGATCATCACCGCCCTCCCCCTCCTGCTCTTCGGGGGCGCCGCGACGCGGGTGCCGATGGTCGTGCTGGGCCTGCTGCAGTACCTGGCGCCGACCCTGCAGTTCGTGCTGGCGCTCGTGTGGTTCGGCGAGGAGATGCCCGCGACGCGCTGGATCGGCTTCGTGCTCGTCTGGTGCGCGCTCGCCGTCTTCACCGCCGAGATGGTGACGCACGGCCGCCGCCAGGCCCGGCTGACGGCACCGGCCACCACCGCCTCGTAG